A genomic segment from Brucella pseudogrignonensis encodes:
- a CDS encoding ABC transporter ATP-binding protein, which yields MSTPSTDRPLLDVRRLTKVFGQLRACDAVDLVIAEGEIHALLGENGAGKSTFVKMLFGALQPLEGEIVWKGERVTITEPAMARKLGIGMVFQHFSLFDSLTAAENIALSLDGSLSLSEVAKRARDVGQAYGLPIDPQAHVGDLSVGERQRIEIVRCLLQEPDLIILDEPTSVLTPQEADRLFETLERLKAEGKSILYISHRLEEVKRLCDRATVLRHGKVVAHCDPRRETAASLARMMVGNDIKVVARSPIEAVEQQASPLFEIRNLSQAPRGPFSTALNDISLGIKAGEVVGVAGVAGNGQGEFFEAISGEVLQSSASAVRIRGTDAGKLGISERRMMGAAFVPEERLGHGAVPALSLTDNLFLSRYKTDAKAFMRGGKLKLIAESALRSAAQRIVKTMDVRKSAENPPASALSGGNLQKFIIGRELDRSPTVMIVNQPTWGVDAGAAAHIRQALVDLARSGSAVLVISQDLDELLEISDRIAVMNHGALSDPMPIADVTLEKIGLLMGGVSGSDQVGAA from the coding sequence ATGTCAACGCCTTCAACCGACCGACCTCTTTTGGATGTCCGCCGGCTAACCAAAGTATTTGGTCAGCTTCGGGCCTGCGACGCCGTCGATCTCGTTATCGCGGAAGGCGAAATTCACGCGCTTTTGGGTGAAAATGGTGCAGGCAAATCGACCTTTGTAAAAATGCTGTTTGGTGCGCTACAGCCACTTGAAGGCGAAATCGTCTGGAAGGGTGAGCGCGTTACGATTACTGAACCCGCAATGGCAAGGAAACTTGGCATTGGTATGGTTTTCCAGCACTTTTCACTATTTGACTCGCTGACGGCTGCTGAGAATATTGCGCTTTCTTTGGACGGCTCTTTGTCGCTTTCTGAAGTGGCAAAACGAGCGCGCGATGTGGGGCAAGCTTATGGTCTTCCCATTGATCCGCAAGCCCATGTCGGCGATCTTTCTGTCGGTGAACGTCAACGCATTGAGATTGTCCGCTGTTTGTTGCAGGAGCCGGACCTCATTATCCTTGATGAACCCACATCGGTTCTGACACCACAGGAAGCTGATCGCCTGTTTGAAACGCTAGAGCGTCTGAAGGCGGAAGGCAAGTCGATCCTTTATATCAGTCATCGCCTCGAAGAGGTGAAGCGGCTTTGTGATCGCGCCACAGTGCTGCGTCATGGCAAAGTCGTTGCGCATTGTGATCCGCGACGGGAAACAGCGGCGTCACTGGCCCGCATGATGGTTGGCAATGACATTAAAGTCGTGGCGCGCAGTCCGATTGAAGCTGTTGAACAACAAGCATCACCGCTTTTTGAGATAAGAAATCTGTCGCAAGCGCCGCGCGGCCCGTTCTCAACTGCACTCAACGACATTTCGCTTGGCATCAAAGCTGGAGAAGTCGTCGGTGTTGCAGGCGTTGCCGGTAATGGTCAAGGCGAGTTCTTTGAAGCTATTTCCGGCGAGGTTTTGCAATCATCTGCATCTGCTGTGCGCATTCGTGGTACTGATGCAGGCAAGCTCGGCATCAGCGAACGCCGAATGATGGGCGCTGCCTTTGTGCCGGAAGAACGTTTGGGACATGGTGCTGTTCCGGCTCTCTCATTGACCGATAATCTTTTCCTTTCGCGTTATAAAACTGATGCCAAAGCCTTCATGCGCGGAGGCAAGCTGAAGCTCATTGCTGAAAGCGCGCTGCGCTCCGCTGCACAGCGCATCGTCAAGACGATGGATGTGCGCAAGAGTGCGGAAAACCCGCCTGCTTCTGCCTTGTCTGGTGGCAACTTGCAGAAGTTCATTATCGGACGCGAGCTGGATCGCTCTCCAACGGTGATGATTGTGAACCAGCCGACATGGGGTGTGGATGCGGGTGCTGCGGCGCATATTCGCCAAGCGCTCGTTGATCTTGCACGCTCTGGTTCAGCGGTTCTTGTCATTAGTCAGGATTTAGATGAACTGCTTGAAATCAGTGA
- a CDS encoding quinone oxidoreductase: MINAIRVHQTGGPEVLQYEQIEIGEPGAGEVKVRHEAVGLNFIDVYFRTGLYKAAQMPFTPGNEGAGTVVAVGSGVENLKLGDRVAYAATPGSYADERILSADRLVKVPDGIDLKTAAAMMLKGMTAQYLLRQTFVVKPGNTILFHAAAGGVGLIAGQWAKHLGATVIGTAGSEEKVTLAKAHGYDHVINYRTENFVERVRELTGGEGVDVVYDSVGRDTYMGSLDVLKPLGMFACFGQSSGVIPAFDLNLLAQKGSLFATRPTLFNYVAKRADLEKAAKDLFDVVASGAVKIEINQSYALKDVRKAHEDLEARKTTGASILLP; the protein is encoded by the coding sequence ATGATCAATGCTATTCGGGTTCATCAAACCGGCGGGCCAGAAGTTCTGCAATACGAACAGATTGAGATTGGTGAACCGGGCGCTGGCGAAGTTAAGGTACGCCATGAGGCGGTTGGGCTTAATTTCATTGATGTATATTTCCGCACAGGACTTTATAAGGCGGCTCAGATGCCGTTCACGCCCGGCAACGAAGGCGCAGGCACTGTTGTTGCCGTCGGCTCCGGCGTTGAAAATCTGAAATTGGGTGATCGCGTTGCCTATGCGGCCACGCCGGGCTCTTATGCAGATGAGCGCATTCTTTCTGCTGACAGGCTCGTCAAAGTGCCGGATGGCATTGACTTAAAAACTGCTGCCGCAATGATGCTGAAAGGCATGACGGCGCAGTATCTTCTGCGCCAGACTTTCGTTGTGAAGCCGGGGAATACAATTCTCTTCCATGCCGCAGCGGGTGGCGTGGGGCTGATTGCGGGGCAATGGGCAAAGCATCTAGGTGCGACAGTTATTGGGACTGCCGGTTCCGAGGAGAAAGTCACGCTGGCTAAAGCGCATGGCTATGACCATGTGATTAATTACCGTACGGAAAACTTTGTTGAGCGCGTTCGAGAACTGACCGGCGGCGAGGGCGTGGATGTCGTCTATGACTCAGTTGGCCGCGATACCTATATGGGATCGCTTGATGTGCTGAAACCGCTTGGCATGTTTGCCTGTTTCGGTCAGTCATCCGGGGTCATTCCTGCTTTTGATCTTAACCTATTGGCGCAAAAAGGTTCACTCTTCGCGACTCGTCCGACGCTGTTCAATTATGTGGCAAAGCGCGCTGATCTTGAAAAGGCAGCCAAGGATTTGTTTGACGTGGTTGCCAGTGGTGCCGTCAAGATCGAAATCAACCAGTCTTATGCGCTGAAAGATGTGCGTAAGGCCCATGAAGACCTCGAAGCTCGTAAGACAACGGGTGCGAGTATATTGCTTCCATAG
- the pcsA gene encoding phosphatidylcholine synthase: MANSVKSKLTGKLKAKKVTAPQAKAFSVHLLTASGSFLAFLSIVAASDGRYTAMWWWLGLALFVDGIDGPIARKLEVKYVLPNWSGELLDNIIDYVTYVLIPAFALYQSGFMGTNLSFISGAIIVITSAIYYADTGMKTKENFFKGFPVVWNMVVFTLFIVRPGEWEAFAIVVLSAILSFLPISFLHPVRVVRLRPLNLTIFLVWCAFGALGLYYTLDAPLWVRVGITVTGLYIYFIGAIMQFFPNLGRTAAVIAAEQAAEAKKRG, translated from the coding sequence ATGGCGAACAGCGTGAAAAGCAAATTGACCGGAAAATTAAAAGCCAAGAAAGTGACGGCGCCGCAGGCTAAGGCATTTTCCGTGCATCTGCTGACTGCATCAGGATCATTTCTGGCCTTTTTGTCTATCGTCGCTGCGAGCGATGGTCGTTACACTGCCATGTGGTGGTGGTTGGGATTGGCGCTGTTCGTGGATGGCATTGATGGGCCGATCGCCCGTAAGCTTGAAGTCAAGTATGTGCTGCCGAACTGGTCAGGCGAACTGCTTGATAACATCATCGATTATGTCACTTACGTCCTAATACCTGCCTTTGCACTTTATCAAAGCGGGTTCATGGGGACCAACCTGTCATTCATATCCGGCGCGATCATCGTTATCACCAGCGCAATTTATTATGCTGATACGGGCATGAAGACGAAGGAAAACTTCTTCAAGGGGTTTCCTGTTGTATGGAATATGGTGGTGTTTACGCTTTTCATCGTCCGTCCGGGCGAATGGGAGGCTTTTGCTATCGTTGTTCTGTCGGCAATTCTTTCGTTCTTGCCAATCAGTTTCTTGCACCCGGTGCGCGTGGTACGTCTGCGCCCGCTTAATCTGACGATCTTTTTAGTGTGGTGTGCCTTTGGTGCTTTAGGCCTCTATTACACGCTTGATGCACCGCTTTGGGTGCGCGTCGGCATCACAGTGACGGGACTTTACATCTACTTCATCGGAGCAATCATGCAGTTCTTCCCTAATCTGGGTCGTACTGCTGCTGTTATTGCGGCTGAACAAGCTGCTGAAGCGAAGAAGAGAGGCTAG
- a CDS encoding UbiH/UbiF family hydroxylase has protein sequence MNDLIVDKPLTEITVTGGGPAGMMAALALSAKGYRTALLGPETDINDRRTTALMMPAIRFLEEIGVWEDIAPVAAPLASMRIVDATKRLIRSPTVTFRAGEIDEVAFGYNIPNAALNQKLSDAVARNANITRITNTAIEYRNNDDHITITLAGGNTLHTRLVVAADGRNSAAREAAAIRTRRWSYPQTAVVLSFAHEIEHENISTEFHTEEGPFTQVPLKEKRSSLVWVVNPERAEALLALDESTLAQRIEDMMQFMLGKITIDIQPQAWSLSGMVPLSFAAKRTILIGEAAHVFPPIGAQGLNLGTRDVEMLVKAIASDPSDPGSDRVIRTYDRGRRPDILARTGSVDALNRSLLSAMLPAQIVRGVGLEMLRSFAPLRAFFMREGLRPGSGFSKFLPKFPKLSDRGSQAKN, from the coding sequence ATGAATGATCTAATTGTCGATAAGCCCCTCACTGAAATCACGGTCACCGGTGGCGGCCCTGCCGGAATGATGGCGGCACTTGCACTGAGCGCCAAAGGCTATCGCACGGCATTGCTTGGCCCTGAAACAGACATAAATGACCGCCGTACAACGGCACTCATGATGCCGGCTATCCGCTTTCTTGAAGAGATCGGCGTGTGGGAAGATATCGCTCCGGTCGCTGCTCCGCTCGCATCGATGCGTATCGTCGATGCCACAAAGCGGCTTATTCGCAGCCCTACGGTCACATTTCGCGCGGGCGAAATTGATGAAGTTGCCTTCGGCTATAACATTCCCAACGCTGCCTTGAACCAGAAGCTCTCTGACGCTGTTGCGAGAAATGCGAATATCACGCGGATAACGAACACGGCGATTGAATATCGCAACAACGACGATCATATCACCATCACGCTTGCAGGTGGAAATACACTGCATACGCGATTAGTCGTCGCCGCTGACGGGCGAAATTCTGCGGCACGCGAAGCTGCAGCTATCCGTACTCGCCGCTGGAGCTACCCGCAGACAGCGGTCGTGCTTTCTTTTGCACATGAAATCGAACACGAAAATATCTCGACCGAGTTTCATACTGAAGAGGGTCCATTCACGCAGGTTCCGCTCAAGGAGAAACGCTCTAGCCTCGTCTGGGTCGTCAACCCTGAGCGGGCAGAAGCACTGCTCGCGCTGGATGAGAGCACCCTTGCTCAACGTATTGAAGACATGATGCAATTCATGCTTGGCAAGATCACAATTGATATTCAGCCTCAAGCGTGGTCACTATCCGGTATGGTGCCTTTATCATTTGCGGCAAAGCGTACCATTCTGATCGGTGAAGCGGCCCATGTCTTTCCACCTATCGGCGCGCAAGGACTTAATCTTGGAACGCGCGATGTCGAGATGCTCGTTAAGGCCATTGCAAGTGACCCTTCTGATCCCGGTTCAGATCGCGTAATCCGCACTTATGATCGCGGCCGTCGCCCTGATATTCTGGCACGCACTGGTTCAGTGGACGCACTGAATCGTTCGCTGTTATCTGCCATGCTACCCGCTCAAATTGTGCGCGGTGTAGGCTTGGAGATGCTGCGTTCATTTGCACCCCTGCGTGCGTTCTTCATGCGCGAAGGCCTACGACCCGGCAGTGGATTTTCTAAATTTCTACCAAAATTTCCGAAACTATCGGATCGCGGAAGCCAGGCAAAAAATTAG
- the hspQ gene encoding heat shock protein HspQ: protein MSMAQIKHAKFQIGQVVKHRLFPFRGIIFDVDPEFANTEEWYESIPEETRPHRDQPFYHLLAENSEAEYTAYVSEQNLVPDFSDEPLRHSQISEMFERLENGSYRVKLHAN, encoded by the coding sequence ATGAGTATGGCACAGATTAAACACGCTAAGTTTCAGATCGGGCAGGTTGTCAAACATCGTCTGTTTCCCTTCCGCGGCATTATTTTCGATGTGGACCCGGAATTTGCGAACACGGAGGAATGGTACGAATCCATTCCGGAGGAAACGCGTCCGCACCGCGACCAGCCTTTCTATCACTTGCTGGCTGAAAATTCTGAGGCCGAATATACAGCCTATGTTTCTGAGCAAAATCTTGTTCCGGACTTCAGTGATGAACCTCTGCGGCACTCGCAAATTAGCGAAATGTTCGAAAGACTCGAAAACGGCTCCTATCGTGTGAAGCTGCACGCAAACTGA